One stretch of Euphorbia lathyris chromosome 7, ddEupLath1.1, whole genome shotgun sequence DNA includes these proteins:
- the LOC136200436 gene encoding uncharacterized protein: MPTFRGASDPEAYLDWKVMKKRFVPAHYYKELLKELQSMSQGNQSVEDYHKQLEMALIRADIQEDEEATMVRFLMGMKREIRNPLELQTYFHMDEMLHKAIKIERQLQEVEKGRSKFKGTTSTPWKSDPRGNFKTKSEFSSKSDQTPQVDSKAFGKLQIGGTTPKYKTTEKPTRTREIVCFKCQGRGHYARECSNQKAMVMKHGELISESESEHESDDMPTLEDCSDIEEVDSKGGHGVNLVTRRTLKMGVSGDIEQRKHIFHAHCNILGKTCLLIIDGGSCCNVVSNVLASRLGISTIPHPNPYRLQWLNDSNELKVTKQVLLNFSIGSFSDEVLCDVVPMQACHVLLGRPWQFDRSALHHGRTNKFTIAKDGKKYILPPLSPAEVFEDQLYMREKERSINKSQNLSLYAKLRDVKQADFENKNLLLFYCKSFCLSSVSQSNLPSSISPLLQEFKDLFPEEMPNKLPPIRGIEHQIDFVPGAQIPNRPAYRSNPEETKELQRQKDGTWRMCIDCRAVNKITVKYRHPIPRLDDMLDELNGAVIFTKIDLKSGYHQIRMSLGDEWKTAFKTKHGLYEWLVMPFGLTNAPSTFMRLMNHVLREFIGKFVVVYFDDILIYSKSEAEHIEHVKVVLDVLREQKLYANLSKCSFCMEKVVFLGFIVSAQGVSVDIEKVKAIQEWPTPNSVTEVRSFHGLASFYRRFVKNFSTIAAPLTEVIKKNVGFKWGKAQEDAFEMLKARLTSAPVLALPNFDKSFEIECDASGVGIGAVLMQEGRPIAFFSEKLSGATLNYPTYDKELYALVRALQMWQHYLWPKEFVIHTDHESLKHLKGQQKLNRRHAKWVEFIETFPYVIKYKQGKENVVADALSRRVSLLNVMHAKCLGFEYIKELYVDDLDFASIYKACELTAFGKFYRHEGYLFRDNRLCMPKCSHREFLVREAHGGGLMGHFGVAKTLDMISEHFFWPHMKRDVERICASCINCKKAKSRVMPHGLYTPLPVPNEPWTAISMDFVMALPRSKRGNDSIFVVFSPFEIVYGFNPLTPLDLIPLPVDERKSLDGKKKAEMVLKLHEQVKQQLEKKNEHYAKQANKGRQCVLFEPGDWVWLHMRKERFPAQRKSKLHPRGDGPFQVVARIGDNAYKLDLPGDEDLRTNPFQERGNDVISKAQEHGTKELGVKEPTRRLRKEVRLQKLQGAETSSSCEEEEISSEENESFEEETMANRTLRQLHAPQADQQPLCVTYPVLDAAFELKSGLIHYLPKFHGMESENPHNHLKEFHADAAKDWFLNLPSGSITTWMGMAQAFLEKYFPASRAAMIRREISGIRQKDIETLHDYWERFKRLCASYPQHGITEHSLIQYFYEGILGMERKMVDAASGGSLIDKTPSAAKELIQSMAATSQQFGKQQDAPRKAYEVGKVARVKTCGICSVIGHASDECPALHEGTPEQINVVFGYQGQPPQKYDPYLSYEQQNNVLQPNIPQQYQQRPQQYRYVQMDPNSGMMSNSNDQFVMSNLLKFQEEQGKVNANFQANFQNLEKQMSQIATTLSAIQSQGKLPSQTEANPRQNVSAISLCSGKELVLPKTKPTSESEQTMSEKSASKEEVFEKEMEGLATEGSAGKSSEEQDMPFVIKVPFPQRLAKLKKEKEEKDIFEVFRKVEVNIPLLNVIRQIPRYAKFLKELCANKIKKIGYEKITMGENVFAVLQKKMPQKCKDRGMFAISCQIGSTSIKRAMCDLGASINVMPKSIYSSLNAGPLEETGVVIQLANRSIVYPEGLLEDVLVQVNGLIFPADFYVVDMEDEDHSSDSSEILLGRPFLTTARTKIDVHKGTMTMEFDGKIVQFDVYKAMKIPNEVSFVCGIDAIEPITHQVFEASYFSNSREDRMQVVIEESLDVSSKIEEIGEDVQETPVVEQCNMNIDKAGKLRKLKGQELEELRNEACESSRIHKLKTKKVEIQRLENGKVQKVNGHCLTPFYENIPIESGEVVEIQVPGD; the protein is encoded by the exons atgcctacttttcgaggagctagtgacccagaggcgtatcttgattgg aaggtcatgaaaaagagatttgtgccggctcactattataaggagttgttgaaagaactccaatccatgtctcaaggtaaccaatctgttgaagattatcacaaacaattggagatggcactaatccgagctgatatacaagaagatgaggaagctaccatggttagatttctcatgggaatgaagagggagattcgcaaccctcttgagctacaaacttatttccacatggacgagatgctccataaagcgataaaaattgagagacaacttcaagaggttgagaaagggagatcaaagttcaaaggcactacttccactccatggaagtcagatccaagaggtaatttcaaaactaaatctGAATTTAGCTCTAAAAGTGACCAAACGCCTCAGGTTGATTCAAAAGCATTTGGGAAGTTGCAAATTGGTGGAACTACTCCAAAATACAAAACTACTGAAAAACCCACAAGAACTCGTGAAATTGTGTGTTTTAAGTGCCAAGGGAGAGGGCACTATGCAAGAGAGTGTTCGAATCAAAAGGCGATGGTTATGAAGCATGGTGAGTTAATATCCGAAAGTGAGTCCGAACATGAATCAGATGATATGCCCACCTTAGAAGATTGTAGTGATATAGAAGAGGTGGATAGTAAAGGAGGACATGGAGTTAACTTAGTCACTCGTAGAACATTGAAGATGGGAGTGAGTGGTGACATTGAGCAACGAAAGCACATCTTTCATGCTCATTGCAACATACTTGGAAAAACATGCTTACTAATTATTGATGGAGGAAGTTGTTGCAACGTGGTAAGCAATGTGTTAGCAAGCCGATTAGGGATATCAACAATTCCACATCCCAATCCTTATCGGTTACAATGGTTGAATGATAGTAACGAACTCAAAGTTACTAAACAGgtgcttctgaacttttctattggttctttttctgatgaggtattatgtgatgtagtacctatgcaagcatgtcatgtgttattggggaggccttggcaattcgatcgatcagcactacatcatggtcgaacaaataaatttactattgctaaggatgggaagaagtatattttgccacctttatcacctgctgaagtgtttgaagatcagctctacat gagagaaaaagagaggagcattaacaaaagccaaaatctatctttatatgctaaattgagggatgtaaagcaagctgattttgaaaacaaaaatttattattattttattgtaagaGTTTTTGTTTATCTTCTGTAAGTCAGTCTAACCTTCCTTCTAGTATTTCCCCTCTTTTGCAGGAATTCAAGGATTTATTCCCCGAAGAGATGCCTAATAAGTTACCCCCGATTCGAGGAATTGAGCATCAAATTGACTTTGTTCCCGGAGCACAAATTCCAAATCGACCAGCCTATAGAAGTAACCCTGAGGAGACAAAAGAACTACAAAGGCAA AAAGATGGAACTTGGCGGATGTGCATCGATTGTAGAGCCGTCAATAAAATCACGGTAAAGTATCGTCATCCTATCCCTAGGttagatgatatgttggatgaattaaatggggctgttattttcactaaaatagatcttaagagtgggtaccatcagattcgcatgtcattaggagatgaatggaaaacggcttttaagactaagcatggtttatatgagtggttagttatgcctttcggtttaacaaatgcacctagtactttcatgagattaatgaatcatgttttgagagagtttataggtaaatttgttgttgtttattttgatgacattcttATCTATTCTAAATCTGAGGCAGAACACATAGAACATGTTAAGGTTGTATTAGATGTTTTGAGAGAACAGAAATTATACGCTAACCTTTCTAAGTGCTCATTTTGCATGGAGAAAGTtgtgtttttgggttttattgtttcagCACAAGGAGTTTCTGTTGATATTGAAAAGGTGAAAGCCATTCAAGAGTGGCCAACGCCAAATTCAGTTACCGAGGTGAGGAGCTTTCATGGCTTGGCGAGTTTCTATAGGAGGTTTGTGAAGAACTTCAGTACCATTGCCGCACCACTAACCGaggtaataaaaaagaatgttgGCTTTAAGTGGGGCAAAGCACAAGAGGATGCTTTTGAGATGCTTAAGGCAAGACTAACTTCTGCCCCCGTTTTAGCACTTCCAAACTTTGATAAATCGTTTGAAATTGAGTGTGATGCGTCGGGAGTAGGGATTGGTGCTGTTTTAATGCAAGAGGGTCGACCTATAGCCTTCTTTAGTGAAAAACTTAGTGGTGCAACCTTAAACTATCCCACTTATGATAAAGAACTCTATGCATTAGTTAGGGCTTTGCAAATGTGGCAACATTATTTATGGCCTAAAGAGTTTGTGATCCACACCGATCATGAATCCTTGAAACATCTTAAGGGTCAACAAAAATTGAACCGAAGACATGCCAAGTGGGTGgaatttatagagacgtttccttatgtgattaagtataagcaagggaaggaaaacgtagttgctgatgcattaagtaggagagttagcttattgaatgtgatgcatgctaagtgtttaggatttgagtatatcaaagaattatatgttgatgatctagactttgcatctatttataaagcttgtgaacttactgcttttggaaaattttatagACATGAGGGCTACTTATTTAGAGATAATCGATTATGCATGCCTAAATGTTCACATAGAGAATTTCTTGTGAGGGAAGCCCACGGTGGAGGCTTGATGGGGCATTTTGGGGTTGCTAAGACTTTGGACATGATTTCTGAACATTTCTTTTGGCCTCATATGAAACGTGATGTGGAAAGAATATGTGCTAGTTGTATTAATTGTAAGAAAGCTAAGTCTAGAGTTATGCCTCATGGTTTATACACTCCATTACCTGTGCCGAATGAACCTTGGACTGCtatatccatggattttgtgatggctTTACCTAGGTCTAAGAGAGGTAATGATTCCATATTTGTGGT CTTCTCaccatttgaaattgtttatggttttaatcctttgacaccattagacttgatccctttgcctgttgatgaaaggaaaagtttagatggaaagaaaaaggcagaaatggtgcttaagttacatgaacaagtgaaacaacaactggagaagaagaatgagcatTATGCAAAGCAAGCTAACAAGGGTCGACAATGTGTTCTATTTGAACCCGGTGATTGGGTGTGGTTGCATATGCGCAAGGAAAGGTTCCCCGCTCAGAGAAAATCAAAGCTACATCCTAGAGGCGATGGTCCATTTCAAGTAGTCGCACGAATTGGGGATAATGCCTACAAGCTCGACTTGCCAG GAGATGAAGATTTGAGGACAAATCCTTTTCAAGAGAGAGGgaatgatgtgatatcaaaagcacaagagcatggaacaaaggagcttggagttaaagagccta caAGAAGACTTCGTAAAGAAGTGAGGTTGCAGAAATTACAAGGTGCTGAAACTTCCAGTTCTTgtgaagaagaggaaatttcCAGCGAGGAAAACGAGTCATTTGAAGAAGAAACGATGGCAAACAGAACCTTAAGACAGCTTCATGCGCCACAGGCTGATCAGCAGCCCTTATGTGTCACATACCCAGTCCTAGATGCGGCTTTTGAACTTAAATCGGGACTGATTCATTATTTGCCTAAGTTTCATGGAATGGAAAGCGAAAATCCACATAATCATCTCAAAGAATTTCATGCG gatgcgGCTAAAGACTGGTTTCTCAACCTACCCTCtggatccatcacaacatggaTGGGTATGGCACAAGCATTCCTAGAAAAGTATTTTCCAGCTTCTCGAGCAGCAATGATTCGTAGGGAGATTAGTGGAATAAGGCAAAAAGATATTGAGACACTCCATGACTATTGGGAGAGGTTTAAAAGGCTATGTGCAAGCTATCCCCAACATGGGATAACTGAACATtctcttattcaatatttttatgagggaatattaggaatggaaagaaaaatggtAGATGCTGCAAGTGGGGGAAGCCTCATTGATAAAACGCCATCTGCTGCTAAAGAATTGATCCAAAGCATGGCAGCAACTTCCCAACAATTTGGGAAACAACAAGATGCTCCACGAAAAGCGTATGAGGTAG GGAAGGTAGCTCGAGTGAAAACATGCGGGATATGCTCAGTTATCGGACATGCCTCAGATGAATGTCCCGCATTGCACGAAGGTACACCGGAGCAGATCAATGTCGTCTTTGGATATCAAGGGCAACCTCCACAGAAGTATGATCCATACCTCAGCTACGAGCAGCAAAATAATGTGCTTCAACCGAATATTCCCCAACAATATCAACAAAGACCTCAACAATATAGATATGTTCAAATGGATCCAAATTCAGGTATGATGTCAAATTCCAATGATCAATTTGTTATGTCTAACCTGCTGAAATTCCAGGAAGAACAAggcaaggtcaatgccaatttTCAAGCCAACTTCCAAAATCTAGAGAAGCAAATGAGTCAGATAGCGACCACTCTGAGTGCAATACAGTCCCAGGGGAAGTTACCTTCACAAACTGAGGCAAATCCGAGACAGAATGTGAGTGCAATCTCACTTTGCAGCGGAAAAGAATTAGTTTTGCCCAAGACTAAGCCTACTTCCGAATCAGAACAGACTATGTCAGAGAAATCTGCAAGCAAAGAGGAGGTATTCGAAAAAGAAATGGAAGGTTTAGCTACAGAAGGTtcagctggtaagtcatccGAAGAGCAAGACATGCCTTTTGTAATTAAGGTCCCTTTCCCTCAACGTTTAGCCAAATTaaagaaggaaaaagaagagaaagacatctTTGAGGTATTTCGTAAGGTTGAGGTGAATATTCCATTGCTTAATGTTATTAGACAAATCCCTCGATATGCTAAATTCCTTAAAGAATTGTGTGCTAACAAGATCAAAAAAATTGGGTATGAAAAGATTACCATGGGTGAGAATGTGTTTGCTGTACTCCAAAAGAAAATGCCCCAAAAATGTAAGGATAGaggtatgtttgctatttctTGTCAAATTGGGAGTACTAGTATTAAGAGAGCAATGTGTGATCTAGGAGCATCAATTAATGTCATgcctaaatcaatttattcatcttTAAATGCTGGTCCTTTAGAGGAAACAGGAGTAGTAATCCAACTCGCTAACCGATCTATAGTTTATCCCGAAGGTTTGTTGGAAGATGTTCTTGTGCAGGTTAATGGTTTAATTTTCCCAGCTGATTTCTATGTCGTagacatggaagatgaagatcactctTCAGATTCATCAGAAATCCTGTTAGGTAGACCATTCCTAACAACTGCTCGGACAAAAATCGATGTTCACAAAGGAACAATGACTATGGagtttgatggtaaaattgttcaatttgatgtttataAGGCCATGAAAATTCCTAATGAAGTGTCTTTTGTTTGTGGCATAGATGCTATTGAACCAAtaactcatcaagtttttgaagcat CCTATTTTTCCAACAGTAGGGAAGACAGGATGCAAGTAGTTATAGAAGAAAGCTTAGATGTGAGCAGCAAAATAGAGGAGATTGGAGAAGATGTGCAAGAAACACCGGTAGTTGAGCAGTGTAACATGAATATTGATAAAGCAGGAAAACTCAGGAAGTTAAAAGGACAAGAACTTGAGGAACTAAggaatgaagcttgtgagagtTCGAGGATTCACAAATTGAAGACTAAGAAAGTGGAAATTCAGCGTTTGGAGAACGGGAAAGTGCAGAAAGTAAATGGCCATTGTCTCACGCCATTTTATGAGAATATCCCGATTGAAAGTGGTGAAGTTGTGGAGATACAAGTTCCTGGAGACTAG